Proteins from a genomic interval of Pradoshia eiseniae:
- a CDS encoding MFS transporter, whose amino-acid sequence MSEQVQHGVSQNAVKEKIWTRDFILICIANFLIFLGFQMTLPTISLFVKELGGSDQLIGFVVGIFTFSALLIRPFAGQALETRGRRLVYIGGLIVIILTVGTFGFLASIALLFIMRIMQGFGWGCLTTASGTVASDVVPSTRRGEGLGYFGLSGNLAMAIGPSIGLALVVLIPFNQFFLICAILPALALLAASQIHFKKGEVKKVSSSRKFWDLYEISSLKPSILAFFITFTFGGIATFLPLYTAQKGVEGIQYYFLVYAVSVMLTRTFAGQLYDRKGHKAVFLPGTLLMVIAMFLLSWLPGTAGLLIAAFLYGFGFGSVQPALQAWAIDQAPANRKGMANATFYSFFDLGIGIGAISFGQIAHSFGYGSIYATAGISVLIAMILYVILTRKKTV is encoded by the coding sequence ATGAGTGAACAAGTTCAACATGGTGTCAGTCAAAACGCTGTAAAGGAGAAAATATGGACGCGTGATTTCATCCTAATTTGTATCGCGAATTTCCTGATTTTTTTGGGTTTTCAAATGACGCTGCCGACAATTTCTCTTTTTGTGAAGGAGCTCGGCGGAAGCGATCAATTGATTGGTTTCGTAGTCGGAATATTTACTTTTTCAGCCCTTTTGATTCGGCCATTTGCCGGCCAAGCCCTTGAAACAAGAGGGCGTCGCCTGGTCTATATTGGCGGCTTGATTGTCATAATTTTGACAGTGGGCACGTTCGGATTTTTAGCGAGCATCGCCTTGCTTTTCATCATGAGGATCATGCAAGGATTTGGGTGGGGATGCTTAACGACAGCATCCGGTACGGTAGCTTCTGATGTCGTGCCATCCACAAGAAGAGGGGAAGGTCTCGGCTACTTCGGATTGTCGGGGAATTTAGCGATGGCGATTGGTCCTTCTATCGGGCTAGCGCTTGTGGTCTTGATTCCCTTTAATCAATTCTTCCTGATTTGTGCGATTTTGCCGGCATTGGCTCTTTTGGCCGCATCCCAAATTCATTTCAAAAAAGGAGAGGTCAAGAAGGTATCCTCATCCCGTAAATTTTGGGATTTATATGAGATAAGTTCGTTGAAGCCTTCTATTTTGGCCTTCTTCATTACATTTACTTTTGGAGGAATCGCCACTTTCCTGCCGCTCTATACAGCGCAGAAGGGTGTGGAAGGAATACAGTATTATTTTCTCGTCTATGCTGTTTCTGTCATGCTGACCCGTACCTTTGCCGGACAGCTGTATGACCGCAAAGGACATAAGGCTGTTTTTCTCCCAGGCACATTACTAATGGTCATTGCTATGTTTCTTTTGTCTTGGCTGCCGGGAACTGCCGGACTGTTAATCGCTGCTTTCCTTTATGGATTTGGTTTTGGCAGTGTCCAGCCGGCCTTGCAAGCTTGGGCGATTGATCAGGCACCAGCGAACAGGAAGGGAATGGCCAATGCAACTTTCTATTCCTTCTTCGACCTTGGAATAGGAATAGGAGCCATTTCATTCGGGCAGATAGCGCACTCCTTCGGGTATGGCAGCATATATGCAACCGCGGGAATTTCGGTATTGATAGCGATGATTCTGTATGTGATTTTGACAAGAAAGAAGACTGTGTAA
- a CDS encoding DUF1641 domain-containing protein yields MAKAIKNVHKIEMTAEEKRAQDLREIETALLDNKDAILETIDLLKHMNNRGALTMATSLFAEGDKVLYTLVKALDNPEATNLLKNMLLLVGVLGTINVKQLEPFVVKLNAGVARMAENKEQEKPISYLGFAKTLKDPEVNRAVGLLLDFLRGMGQDTEDLERNTQPPEEQAIQKDRTRDYDGNMHKRD; encoded by the coding sequence ATGGCTAAGGCTATCAAAAATGTCCACAAGATTGAAATGACAGCAGAGGAAAAACGAGCACAGGATCTACGCGAAATTGAAACAGCTCTTTTAGATAACAAGGATGCCATTCTTGAGACGATTGACCTGCTGAAGCATATGAATAACCGCGGTGCCCTAACGATGGCCACAAGTTTATTTGCAGAGGGGGACAAAGTGCTTTACACCCTTGTCAAAGCGCTCGACAACCCGGAAGCAACCAACCTTTTAAAGAACATGCTCCTATTGGTCGGCGTCCTAGGCACAATCAATGTCAAGCAGCTTGAACCATTCGTAGTGAAATTAAATGCCGGTGTCGCTCGAATGGCCGAGAATAAAGAACAGGAAAAGCCAATCAGTTATCTTGGTTTTGCCAAAACCCTAAAGGATCCAGAAGTCAATCGCGCCGTCGGTCTATTACTTGATTTCCTGCGCGGAATGGGACAGGATACAGAAGATCTCGAACGAAATACCCAGCCGCCTGAGGAGCAGGCCATTCAAAAAGATAGAACACGTGATTATGACGGCAATATGCATAAACGGGATTAA
- a CDS encoding IS3 family transposase: MYYYNDYYQWNLKKMTPVQFRDHLLIA; this comes from the coding sequence ATTTACTATTATAATGACTATTATCAATGGAACTTAAAGAAGATGACCCCTGTTCAATTTAGGGATCATCTTCTCATAGCTTAG
- a CDS encoding response regulator — translation MIKVLLIDDHEMVRIGVSAYLSSLSDIEVAGEAGTGEEGVALALSLRPDIILMDLVMPEVDGIEATKRIIAKWPEAKIIIVTSFIDDEKVYPALEAGAISYMLKTSKASEIANSIRDTYKGQTVLEPEVTDKLMAKLRKPKTQALHEELTSREREILLLMAKGKSNQEIADELFIAIKTVKTHVSNILSKLQVQDRTQAVIYAFQHHLVEVEE, via the coding sequence ATGATAAAGGTATTATTAATAGATGACCATGAGATGGTGAGGATTGGTGTCTCTGCCTATTTATCCTCTCTGTCAGACATTGAAGTGGCAGGTGAGGCGGGGACCGGCGAGGAAGGGGTTGCTCTCGCGCTTTCTTTGCGGCCGGACATAATTTTAATGGACCTAGTCATGCCTGAGGTGGACGGGATTGAGGCAACTAAGCGGATTATCGCTAAATGGCCAGAAGCTAAAATTATCATCGTCACAAGCTTCATAGATGACGAGAAGGTTTATCCTGCCTTAGAGGCAGGAGCTATCAGCTATATGCTGAAAACATCGAAGGCAAGCGAGATTGCCAATTCCATAAGAGATACTTATAAAGGCCAAACCGTCCTGGAGCCTGAAGTGACCGATAAATTAATGGCCAAGCTCAGAAAGCCAAAAACACAAGCGTTGCATGAGGAATTGACAAGCAGGGAAAGGGAAATCCTGCTGCTAATGGCGAAGGGGAAATCGAATCAGGAAATCGCGGATGAGTTGTTTATTGCCATAAAAACGGTCAAGACCCATGTAAGTAATATCCTGTCCAAATTACAGGTACAAGACCGGACGCAGGCCGTGATTTATGCATTCCAGCATCATTTAGTTGAAGTGGAGGAGTAA
- the fdhD gene encoding formate dehydrogenase accessory sulfurtransferase FdhD — translation MDENVIRKQTITKYMDGKLEEKVDEIAVEFPFTIHVNGEEFATMVCTPSHLDELLLGFLASEGIIRSRADILDFHIDEGKDFCYVTLHNKAPFSQRETGKRFIGSCCGKSRQFYYQVDVKTAKTSYSKVTISPKECIRMMTELQDGSTLFKGTGGVHNAALFLGSDLIVARSDIGRHNALDKLLGYCLIHHIPVRDGVIAFSGRISSEVLLKAAKIGVGIILSKSAPTDLAIELANDLNITAIGFIRGSSFNVYSHPERVKESMKQTSSQ, via the coding sequence ATGGATGAGAATGTAATAAGGAAGCAAACAATAACAAAATATATGGATGGAAAACTAGAAGAGAAAGTGGACGAGATAGCTGTGGAGTTTCCTTTCACGATTCATGTGAATGGCGAAGAATTTGCCACTATGGTTTGCACACCCAGCCATCTAGATGAGCTTCTTCTCGGTTTTTTAGCTTCAGAGGGCATCATTCGCTCAAGGGCTGATATTCTGGACTTTCATATAGATGAGGGGAAGGACTTTTGTTACGTGACGCTTCATAATAAAGCGCCCTTCAGTCAAAGGGAGACAGGGAAAAGATTCATTGGCTCCTGCTGCGGCAAGAGCCGTCAGTTTTATTATCAAGTAGATGTGAAAACAGCGAAAACGTCCTATTCGAAGGTGACGATCTCGCCTAAAGAATGTATAAGGATGATGACAGAGCTTCAAGACGGAAGTACCTTGTTCAAGGGAACTGGCGGTGTCCACAATGCAGCGCTATTCCTTGGTTCTGACCTGATTGTGGCAAGAAGCGATATAGGCCGCCATAATGCCCTTGATAAGCTGCTTGGGTATTGTCTCATTCATCATATTCCGGTGCGTGATGGTGTAATCGCCTTTAGCGGGCGCATTTCTTCTGAGGTTCTTTTGAAGGCAGCGAAGATTGGAGTGGGGATTATCCTGTCTAAATCGGCACCAACAGACCTTGCCATTGAGCTGGCAAATGATTTGAATATCACGGCAATTGGTTTTATCAGGGGAAGCAGCTTCAATGTATATTCTCACCCAGAACGGGTGAAGGAAAGCATGAAGCAAACATCCTCTCAATGA
- the fdhF gene encoding formate dehydrogenase subunit alpha translates to MSNNQVKINGVDVELKAEQTVLQLLSDSSIEIPSVCYHPSLGPIETCDTCIVNVNGELVRSCSTNVKPGDVIDTTSKEVKKAQVIGMDRILHKHELYCTVCDYNNGGCEVHNTVKEMKINHQSTPFEPKPYQEDNSHPYYRYDPDQCILCGRCVEACQDVQVTETLSIDWERDKPRVIWDNDVPINESSCVSCGHCSTVCPCNAMMEKGMVGEAGFMTAIEKPTLRPMIEIIKGVETGYGSILTVSDVESAMRDAKIKKTKTVCTYCGVGCSFDVWTKGRKILKVEPQVEAPANGISTCVKGKFGWDYVNSEERLTKPLIREGDHFREAEWEEALNLIASKFTEIKEDHGADALSFITSSKCTNEESYLMQKLGRAVIGTNNIDNCSRYCQSPATVGLFRTVGYGGDSGSITDIAQAGCVIVIGSNTAESHPVLATRVKRAHKLHGQKLIVADIRKHEMADRSDLFVQPKVGSDLVWLSAVTKYIVDQGWADERFLEEKVNGLEDYIESIQKYTLDYAEEVTGISKEDLITIAKTIHESDGVCVLWAMGITQHLGGSDSSTAISNLLLITGNYARPGAGSYPLRGHNNVQGASDFGSMPDRFPGYEFVSDPDVRAKYEQAWGVELTDRPGLNNHDMIEAIHAGSLKAMYLKGEEMALVDSNINHVHAAFEKLDFFVVQDIFLSRTAEFADVVLPAAPSLEKEGTFTNTERRIQRLYQAMEPLGDSKPDWQIIMEVANKLGAGWNYSHPSEIMAEAASLSPLYAGVSYDLLEDYNTLQWPVAPDGTDTPLLFKDRFPFPDGKARLFPVEWTKPLEFDEEYDLHINNGRLLEHFHEGNMTYKSKGITSKTPQVFLEVSPELAEERGLKDGTLVRLTSPYGSAKVKCLITDRVKGKEVYLPLNDSGDGAINLLTSSFADKDTDTPAYKEISAKMEVISYDGDSPLPRINHRNGNPNPQKGVEVERKWARKDYIFPGDLAKVGRKNNG, encoded by the coding sequence TTGAGCAATAATCAAGTCAAAATCAACGGAGTTGACGTGGAGCTGAAGGCTGAGCAAACGGTTTTGCAATTGCTCTCAGACAGTTCAATCGAGATTCCAAGCGTCTGTTATCATCCAAGCTTAGGACCGATTGAAACCTGTGACACATGCATTGTCAATGTAAATGGCGAATTGGTGCGCTCCTGTTCAACAAATGTCAAACCTGGAGATGTCATTGACACCACATCGAAAGAGGTAAAAAAAGCCCAGGTAATCGGGATGGACCGAATTCTTCATAAGCATGAACTATATTGTACAGTCTGTGATTACAATAACGGGGGTTGCGAAGTACATAATACTGTTAAGGAAATGAAAATCAATCATCAAAGCACCCCCTTTGAGCCAAAGCCTTACCAAGAGGACAATTCCCATCCTTACTATCGTTATGACCCGGATCAATGTATCCTGTGCGGCCGCTGTGTTGAAGCCTGCCAGGATGTGCAAGTAACAGAAACGCTCAGCATCGACTGGGAACGGGATAAACCGCGCGTTATTTGGGATAATGATGTGCCAATCAATGAGTCCTCTTGCGTTTCTTGCGGGCATTGTTCAACCGTCTGCCCATGTAATGCGATGATGGAGAAAGGCATGGTTGGCGAAGCTGGCTTTATGACCGCAATCGAAAAGCCGACCTTGCGTCCGATGATTGAAATCATTAAAGGCGTTGAGACAGGTTATGGCTCTATCCTCACTGTTTCTGATGTCGAATCCGCAATGCGTGACGCTAAGATCAAAAAAACAAAAACTGTATGTACGTACTGCGGTGTCGGCTGCAGCTTCGATGTTTGGACAAAGGGGCGCAAGATTTTGAAGGTCGAACCGCAAGTAGAAGCACCGGCTAACGGCATTTCTACCTGTGTTAAAGGAAAATTTGGCTGGGATTATGTCAACAGCGAGGAACGCCTCACAAAACCATTGATTCGTGAAGGAGACCATTTCCGTGAGGCAGAATGGGAAGAGGCCCTCAATCTCATTGCCTCTAAATTCACAGAAATCAAGGAAGATCATGGCGCTGATGCCTTAAGCTTCATCACCTCCTCCAAATGTACAAATGAGGAATCCTATCTGATGCAGAAGCTCGGGCGTGCCGTCATTGGCACGAATAATATAGACAACTGCTCCCGTTATTGCCAGTCACCTGCGACAGTCGGCTTGTTCCGAACAGTCGGTTATGGCGGAGACTCCGGAAGCATCACAGATATCGCACAGGCAGGATGCGTAATCGTCATTGGCTCTAATACAGCTGAATCCCATCCGGTGCTTGCAACACGCGTGAAACGAGCTCATAAGCTGCATGGCCAAAAACTGATCGTCGCCGACATTCGTAAACACGAAATGGCTGACCGCTCAGATTTATTCGTCCAGCCAAAAGTAGGCTCAGACCTCGTCTGGCTGTCTGCCGTGACAAAATACATCGTTGACCAAGGCTGGGCTGACGAACGTTTCCTTGAAGAGAAGGTAAACGGCCTTGAGGACTATATTGAGAGCATTCAAAAATATACCCTTGATTATGCCGAAGAAGTAACGGGCATCTCGAAAGAAGATTTAATCACCATCGCTAAGACGATTCATGAATCTGACGGCGTATGTGTGCTTTGGGCAATGGGGATTACCCAGCATCTTGGCGGTAGTGATTCAAGCACCGCCATCTCTAACCTATTGCTGATAACAGGGAATTATGCTCGTCCTGGTGCCGGCTCCTACCCGCTGCGCGGTCATAATAATGTTCAAGGGGCAAGTGATTTCGGCAGCATGCCAGACCGATTCCCTGGTTATGAGTTTGTATCTGACCCTGACGTTCGTGCCAAGTATGAACAAGCATGGGGTGTTGAATTAACCGACCGCCCTGGCCTAAATAACCATGATATGATTGAAGCGATTCATGCCGGTTCCTTAAAAGCGATGTATCTAAAAGGCGAGGAAATGGCATTGGTCGATTCCAATATCAATCATGTTCATGCTGCTTTTGAAAAGCTTGACTTCTTCGTTGTACAGGATATTTTCTTATCCAGAACGGCCGAGTTCGCCGATGTCGTTCTCCCAGCCGCACCGAGCCTTGAGAAGGAAGGAACATTCACAAACACAGAACGTCGTATTCAGCGCTTATATCAAGCGATGGAACCGCTCGGCGATTCCAAACCTGATTGGCAGATTATCATGGAAGTAGCCAATAAGCTTGGAGCAGGCTGGAATTATAGTCACCCTAGCGAAATCATGGCAGAGGCAGCTTCCCTGTCACCGCTTTATGCAGGAGTATCCTATGATTTGCTAGAAGACTATAACACCCTGCAATGGCCGGTTGCCCCTGATGGAACTGACACACCGCTCTTGTTTAAGGACCGGTTCCCGTTCCCGGATGGAAAAGCGCGTCTCTTCCCAGTCGAATGGACAAAACCGCTTGAGTTTGACGAGGAATATGATTTGCATATCAATAACGGACGCTTACTGGAGCATTTTCATGAAGGCAATATGACCTATAAATCCAAAGGAATCACATCGAAGACACCACAGGTATTCCTTGAGGTATCACCGGAGCTTGCCGAGGAAAGAGGCCTTAAGGACGGTACCCTTGTCCGTTTGACTTCTCCATACGGCTCAGCAAAAGTGAAATGCCTCATTACAGACCGGGTCAAAGGAAAGGAAGTTTATCTCCCATTAAATGATTCAGGAGACGGGGCAATCAATCTATTAACATCCAGCTTTGCTGACAAGGACACAGACACACCAGCCTACAAGGAAATATCAGCGAAGATGGAAGTAATCAGCTACGATGGCGACAGTCCGCTTCCGCGCATCAACCATCGGAACGGAAACCCTAACCCGCAAAAAGGGGTGGAAGTAGAGCGTAAATGGGCACGTAAGGATTATATCTTCCCTGGAGACCTAGCGAAAGTGGGGCGGAAAAATAATGGCTAA